One stretch of Rathayibacter festucae DSM 15932 DNA includes these proteins:
- a CDS encoding SPOR domain-containing protein, protein MSDGDANSWWYNLKSGAVEQGFQSPSVDRAGPYSSREEASHALEKMRENTRRWDEEDAEDR, encoded by the coding sequence ATGTCTGACGGTGATGCGAACAGCTGGTGGTACAACCTCAAGTCCGGTGCGGTGGAGCAGGGCTTCCAGTCCCCGTCCGTCGACCGCGCGGGCCCCTACTCGTCCCGCGAGGAGGCGTCCCACGCCCTCGAGAAGATGCGCGAGAACACCCGCCGCTGGGACGAGGAGGACGCGGAGGATCGCTGA
- the panB gene encoding 3-methyl-2-oxobutanoate hydroxymethyltransferase: MSAQPVKRVRTRHFQTAKDSGVRITGLTSYDVLTARIFDQAGIDFLLVGDSAGNTVLGYDTTLPVTVDELIPLARAVAGAVERAFVVADLPFGSYESGADDALHTAFRFMKETHAHAVKLEGGVRSAEQIRRIVEAGIPVMAHIGFTPQSEHGLGGHMIQGRGEGIEQLLADARAVQDAGAFAVVLEMVPSEAARRVTEELSIPTIGVGAGPHVDGQLLVWTDFAGLTTGRVPRFVKQYADLRGVLTGAVTAFREDVEAGAYPGAEHSYE, translated from the coding sequence ATGTCAGCGCAGCCCGTGAAACGCGTGAGAACCCGCCACTTCCAGACCGCGAAGGACTCGGGGGTGCGGATCACCGGGCTCACCAGCTACGACGTGCTCACGGCCCGCATCTTCGACCAGGCGGGCATCGACTTCCTGCTCGTGGGCGACTCCGCCGGCAACACGGTGCTGGGCTACGACACGACCCTGCCGGTCACCGTGGACGAGCTGATCCCGCTGGCCCGGGCCGTCGCGGGCGCCGTCGAGCGCGCGTTCGTCGTCGCCGACCTGCCCTTCGGCTCCTACGAGTCGGGCGCGGACGACGCGCTGCACACCGCCTTCCGCTTCATGAAGGAGACGCACGCGCACGCCGTGAAGCTCGAGGGCGGCGTCCGCTCCGCGGAGCAGATCCGGCGGATCGTCGAGGCCGGCATCCCGGTGATGGCGCACATCGGCTTCACCCCGCAGAGCGAGCACGGCCTCGGCGGGCACATGATCCAGGGCCGCGGCGAGGGGATCGAGCAGCTGCTCGCCGACGCCCGCGCCGTCCAGGACGCCGGCGCGTTCGCCGTCGTGCTCGAGATGGTGCCGAGCGAGGCCGCCCGCCGGGTCACCGAGGAGCTGAGCATCCCGACGATCGGCGTCGGTGCCGGCCCGCACGTGGACGGTCAGCTGCTGGTGTGGACGGACTTCGCCGGGCTGACCACCGGCCGCGTGCCGCGCTTCGTCAAGCAGTACGCCGACCTGCGTGGTGTCCTCACCGGCGCGGTGACCGCGTTCCGCGAGGACGTCGAGGCCGGCGCGTACCCCGGAGCCGAGCACAGCTACGAGTAG
- a CDS encoding glutamine synthetase family protein, with product MDKQRDFVLRTIEERGIKFVRLWFTDVVGTLKSVAIAPAEVEGAFAEGLGFDGSAIEGLTRSFEADVLAHPDPSTFQILPWRGEIDPTARMFCDITTPDGQPAVADPRNVLKRTLAKAAERGFTFYTHPEIEFYLLKSSTFGAEGPEPVDSAGYFDNVPGGTAHDFRRRSVRMLEDLGISVEFSHHEAGPGQNEIDLRYADALTTADNIMTFRTVIKEVAIEQGVYATFMPKPLSGHPGSGMHTHLSLFEGDMNVFYEQGAQYQLSKLGRQFIAGLLKHAPEITAVTNQFVNSYKRLWGGDEAPSYVSWGHNNRSALVRVPLYKPNKGQSSRIEYRALDSAANPYLAYSLLLAAGLKGIEEGYELPAEAEDNVWTLSDAERRALGYSPLPASLDRAISLMEESELVAETLGEQVFNFVLLNKRKDWAEYRAQVTPYELRSNLEML from the coding sequence ATGGACAAGCAACGGGACTTCGTTCTTCGCACCATTGAAGAGCGAGGGATCAAATTCGTTCGCCTCTGGTTCACGGACGTCGTCGGCACGCTCAAGTCGGTCGCGATCGCTCCGGCCGAGGTCGAGGGGGCGTTCGCCGAGGGTCTCGGCTTCGACGGCTCGGCCATCGAGGGACTCACCCGCTCGTTCGAGGCCGACGTCCTCGCGCACCCGGACCCGTCGACCTTCCAGATCCTGCCGTGGCGCGGCGAGATCGATCCGACGGCGCGGATGTTCTGCGACATCACCACTCCCGACGGCCAGCCCGCCGTCGCCGACCCGCGGAACGTGCTCAAGCGCACGCTCGCGAAGGCGGCCGAGCGCGGCTTCACGTTCTACACGCATCCCGAGATCGAGTTCTACCTGCTGAAGTCGTCGACGTTCGGCGCCGAGGGGCCGGAGCCCGTCGACTCCGCCGGCTACTTCGACAACGTCCCCGGCGGCACGGCGCACGACTTCCGCCGCCGCTCGGTCCGCATGCTCGAGGACCTCGGCATCTCGGTCGAGTTCAGCCACCACGAGGCGGGACCCGGCCAGAACGAGATCGACCTCCGCTACGCGGACGCGCTGACCACGGCCGACAACATCATGACCTTCCGCACGGTCATCAAGGAGGTGGCGATCGAGCAGGGCGTCTACGCGACCTTCATGCCCAAGCCGCTCTCCGGCCACCCCGGCTCGGGCATGCACACGCACCTCTCGCTCTTCGAGGGCGACATGAACGTGTTCTACGAGCAGGGCGCGCAGTACCAGCTGTCCAAGCTCGGCCGCCAGTTCATCGCCGGTCTGCTCAAGCACGCCCCCGAGATCACCGCGGTGACGAACCAGTTCGTCAACTCGTACAAGCGCCTCTGGGGCGGCGACGAGGCGCCCAGCTACGTGTCCTGGGGCCACAACAACCGCTCCGCGCTCGTCCGCGTGCCACTGTACAAGCCCAACAAGGGCCAGTCCTCGCGCATCGAGTACCGCGCGCTCGACTCGGCAGCCAACCCCTACCTCGCCTACTCGCTGCTGCTGGCCGCGGGACTCAAGGGCATCGAGGAGGGCTACGAGCTCCCCGCCGAGGCCGAGGACAACGTCTGGACGCTGTCGGACGCCGAGCGCCGCGCCCTGGGCTACAGCCCGCTGCCGGCGAGCCTCGACCGCGCGATCTCGCTGATGGAGGAGTCGGAGCTCGTCGCCGAGACCCTCGGCGAGCAGGTGTTCAACTTCGTGCTGCTCAACAAGCGGAAGGACTGGGCCGAGTACCGCGCCCAGGTCACCCCGTACGAGCTGCGCAGCAACCTCGAGATGCTCTGA
- a CDS encoding bifunctional [glutamine synthetase] adenylyltransferase/[glutamine synthetase]-adenylyl-L-tyrosine phosphorylase, with product MPRERTLSEVARLGFAALGETGARLAEAEELAGRSLESVVPAFASVADPDAALGALLDLLRSHRNRMDAVLADDAAITRLLLVLGASSGLADFLQRRPDELAGFLEPVRVLPGRGELKQELLDSVGAVDGVAALHEEDGWTALRVRYRRLLTRVVVHDLGQADPVAAIDRVARTLADLAGAALEASLAVARADLIAGSGPGRFSREEVVATRFAVIGMGKAGASELNYVSDVDVIFVAEGDPERGLSNARAIDIATRLAVLLMRGTSALALEPELWEVDPNLRPEGKQGALVRTLESHITYYDRWAKSWEFQALLKARPLAGDLELGRAYVDAVAPKVWSSASRENFVESVQRMRERVTENIPQNDVHYQIKLGPGGLRDIEFTVQLLQLVHGQTDDEIHMPGTLLALGALADRGYIGRAAAEEFAQDYRALRLLEHRLQLRRLRRTHLMPRDEHELRTLARASGLARSAEELLVVWNSIKHRVRGLHERLFYRPLLSAVAALPDGGIELSTGQAEARLAAIGFADARGALGHIAAMTSGVSRRASIQRHLVPVMLQWFADGADPDYGLLAFRRLSDTLGGTPWFLRMLRDSSGAAKRLTTVLSGSRFVGELLDRIPESAAWLEDDDALRPRSAEGLAEEVRAVLARHDTPEAVATALRGMRRREVLRTAMGGVLGLSTIEEIATSLSDIISALLGGVLAAVRRSSTGRRGSAAEFAVIGMGRYGGAELGFGSDADVMYVQRPGEADPHEAQLYAQFLVAELVRLTEDSRLPLDLDADLRPEGKNGPLVRSLDSYRAYYARWSLTWEAQALLRARGVAGDAALIAAFEELADGVRYPAAISDRDIREVKRIKARVESERLPQGADPKRHLKLGRGSLSDVEWLVQLLQLQHARTIPALRTTSTLTALSVAEEAELISPPDAERLRAAWLLASRVRSAMTLFTDRTADVLPADRRQLDGVARLLEYPADSATQLEDDYLGVTRRARAVFERRFYGPVEVDAPTYR from the coding sequence ATGCCCCGCGAACGCACGCTGAGCGAGGTCGCCCGCCTCGGTTTCGCCGCCCTCGGCGAGACCGGGGCACGGCTCGCGGAGGCGGAGGAGCTCGCGGGCCGGTCGCTCGAGTCGGTCGTCCCGGCGTTCGCGTCGGTGGCCGATCCGGATGCGGCGCTCGGCGCGCTGCTCGATCTGCTGCGCAGCCACCGCAACCGGATGGACGCCGTCCTCGCGGACGACGCCGCGATCACGCGCCTGCTGCTCGTGCTGGGGGCGTCCTCCGGTCTCGCGGACTTCCTGCAGCGCCGGCCCGACGAGCTCGCCGGCTTCCTCGAGCCGGTCCGCGTTCTTCCGGGTCGCGGTGAGCTCAAGCAGGAGCTGCTCGACTCGGTCGGCGCCGTCGACGGCGTCGCGGCGCTGCACGAGGAGGACGGCTGGACGGCCCTGCGGGTCCGCTACCGCCGACTGCTCACACGCGTCGTCGTGCACGATCTCGGCCAGGCGGATCCTGTCGCGGCGATCGATAGGGTCGCCCGGACCCTCGCCGACCTGGCGGGGGCGGCCCTGGAGGCGTCGCTCGCGGTGGCGCGAGCCGACCTGATCGCGGGGTCCGGTCCCGGTCGCTTCTCCCGCGAGGAGGTCGTGGCGACCCGTTTCGCGGTCATCGGGATGGGCAAGGCCGGCGCCTCCGAGCTCAACTACGTCAGCGACGTCGACGTCATCTTCGTGGCCGAGGGCGACCCTGAGCGCGGTCTCTCGAACGCCCGCGCGATCGACATCGCGACCCGGCTCGCCGTCCTGCTGATGCGCGGCACCTCCGCGCTCGCGCTCGAGCCGGAGCTCTGGGAGGTCGACCCCAACCTGCGGCCGGAGGGCAAGCAGGGCGCGCTCGTGCGGACCCTGGAGTCGCACATCACCTACTACGACCGCTGGGCGAAGAGCTGGGAGTTCCAGGCCCTGCTGAAGGCCCGCCCGCTCGCGGGCGACCTCGAGCTCGGCCGCGCCTACGTCGACGCCGTCGCGCCGAAGGTCTGGTCGAGCGCGTCGCGGGAGAACTTCGTCGAGTCGGTGCAGCGGATGCGCGAGCGCGTCACCGAGAACATCCCCCAGAACGACGTGCATTACCAGATCAAGCTCGGGCCGGGCGGGCTGCGCGACATCGAGTTCACGGTCCAGCTGCTCCAGCTCGTGCACGGCCAGACCGACGACGAGATCCACATGCCCGGCACGCTGCTGGCCCTCGGTGCTCTCGCCGACCGCGGCTACATCGGCCGCGCGGCGGCGGAGGAGTTCGCGCAGGACTACCGGGCGCTGCGCCTGCTCGAGCACCGGCTCCAGCTGCGGCGGCTCCGGCGCACCCATCTGATGCCGCGGGACGAGCACGAGCTGCGGACCCTGGCGCGGGCGAGCGGACTCGCCCGCAGCGCCGAGGAGCTGCTGGTCGTCTGGAACTCCATCAAGCACCGGGTGCGCGGGCTGCACGAGCGGCTGTTCTACCGCCCGCTGCTCTCCGCGGTGGCGGCGCTGCCCGACGGCGGGATCGAGCTGTCGACCGGTCAGGCCGAGGCCCGGCTGGCGGCCATCGGCTTCGCCGACGCGCGAGGCGCCCTCGGCCACATCGCCGCGATGACCTCGGGCGTCTCGCGGCGCGCGAGCATCCAGCGCCACCTCGTCCCCGTGATGCTGCAGTGGTTCGCGGACGGCGCGGACCCCGACTACGGGCTCCTCGCCTTCCGGCGCCTCAGCGACACCCTCGGCGGCACGCCCTGGTTCCTCCGGATGCTGCGCGACTCCTCCGGGGCCGCGAAGCGCCTGACGACGGTCCTCTCCGGCTCGCGCTTCGTCGGCGAGCTCCTCGACCGCATCCCGGAGTCGGCGGCCTGGCTCGAGGACGACGACGCGCTGCGGCCGCGCAGTGCCGAGGGGCTGGCCGAGGAGGTTCGCGCGGTCCTCGCGCGCCACGACACCCCCGAGGCCGTCGCCACGGCGCTGCGGGGCATGCGCCGCCGGGAGGTGCTCCGCACCGCGATGGGCGGCGTCCTCGGCCTCAGCACCATCGAGGAGATCGCGACGAGCCTCTCCGACATCATCTCCGCGCTCCTGGGCGGCGTGCTCGCGGCCGTCCGCCGCTCGAGCACCGGTCGCCGCGGATCCGCCGCGGAGTTCGCCGTGATCGGCATGGGGCGCTACGGGGGAGCGGAGCTGGGCTTCGGCTCCGACGCGGACGTGATGTACGTGCAGCGACCGGGCGAGGCGGACCCGCATGAGGCGCAGCTCTACGCGCAGTTCCTGGTCGCCGAGCTCGTCCGCCTCACCGAGGACTCGCGCCTGCCGCTCGACCTCGACGCCGATCTGCGCCCCGAGGGCAAGAACGGTCCGCTGGTGCGCTCCCTCGACTCCTACCGCGCCTACTACGCTCGCTGGTCTCTGACGTGGGAGGCGCAGGCACTGCTGCGCGCTCGAGGGGTGGCCGGCGATGCGGCGCTGATCGCCGCCTTCGAGGAGCTGGCCGACGGCGTCCGCTACCCCGCGGCGATCTCGGACCGCGACATCCGCGAGGTGAAGCGGATCAAGGCCCGCGTCGAGAGCGAGCGGCTGCCGCAGGGCGCCGACCCGAAGCGCCACCTCAAGCTCGGCCGCGGCTCGCTGAGCGACGTCGAGTGGCTGGTGCAGCTGCTGCAGCTCCAGCACGCGCGGACGATCCCCGCGCTGCGGACCACCTCGACGCTGACCGCGCTGAGCGTGGCGGAGGAGGCGGAGCTGATCTCGCCGCCCGACGCCGAGCGCCTGCGCGCGGCCTGGCTCCTCGCGTCGCGGGTGCGCTCGGCGATGACCCTGTTCACCGACCGCACCGCCGACGTGCTGCCGGCCGACCGCCGCCAGCTGGACGGCGTGGCGCGGCTCCTGGAGTACCCCGCCGATTCGGCCACGCAGCTCGAGGACGACTACCTCGGCGTCACCCGCCGGGCCCGCGCCGTCTTCGAGCGCCGCTTCTACGGCCCGGTCGAGGTCGACGCGCCCACCTACCGCTGA
- the glnA gene encoding type I glutamate--ammonia ligase has protein sequence MFKDSSEVLKFIKDTDVKFLDIRFTDLPGVQQHFNIPASTVDEEFFSVGQLFDGSSIRGFANIHESDMQLIPDVTTAYVDPFRVERTLIIVFDIYNPRNGEIYSKDPRQVAKKAEKYLASTGIADTAFFAPEAEFYIFDDVRYEVTQNSAFHSVDSVEGAWNSGRVEEGGNLGNKTPYKGGYFPVSPVDKQADLRDDICLKLIDAGLILERSHHEVGTGGQAEINYRFDTMVHSADDILKFKYIVKNTAEQWGKTATFMPKPLFGDNGSGMHTHQSLWNDGKPLFYDENGYGGLSDVARWYIGGLLKHAPAVLAFTNPTVNSYHRLIPGFEAPVNLVYSAGNRSASIRIPITGTNPKAKRIEFRAPDASGNPYLAFAAQLMAGLDGIKNRIEPHEPVDKDLYELPPEEAKLIPQVPASLEEALAALEADHDFLLQGGVFTQELIETWIDYKREKEIKPLAQRPHPFEFELYYGV, from the coding sequence ATGTTTAAAGATTCTTCCGAGGTGCTCAAGTTCATCAAGGACACGGACGTCAAGTTCCTCGACATCCGGTTCACCGATCTCCCCGGTGTCCAGCAGCACTTCAACATCCCCGCCTCGACGGTCGACGAGGAGTTCTTCTCCGTCGGCCAGCTCTTCGACGGGTCCTCGATCCGCGGATTCGCGAACATCCACGAATCGGACATGCAGCTGATCCCTGACGTGACCACCGCCTACGTGGACCCGTTCCGCGTCGAGCGCACGCTGATCATCGTCTTCGACATCTACAACCCGCGCAACGGCGAGATCTACTCGAAGGACCCGCGTCAGGTCGCCAAGAAGGCCGAGAAGTACCTCGCGTCGACCGGCATCGCCGACACCGCGTTCTTCGCCCCCGAGGCCGAGTTCTACATCTTCGACGACGTGCGCTACGAGGTCACCCAGAACTCCGCGTTCCACTCCGTCGACTCCGTCGAGGGCGCCTGGAACTCGGGCCGCGTCGAAGAGGGCGGCAACCTCGGCAACAAGACCCCCTACAAGGGCGGCTACTTCCCGGTCAGCCCGGTCGACAAGCAGGCCGACCTCCGCGACGACATCTGCCTCAAGCTGATCGACGCCGGCCTCATCCTCGAGCGCTCGCACCACGAGGTGGGCACCGGCGGCCAGGCGGAGATCAACTACCGCTTCGACACGATGGTCCACTCCGCGGACGACATCCTGAAGTTCAAGTACATCGTCAAGAACACGGCCGAGCAGTGGGGCAAGACGGCCACGTTCATGCCGAAGCCCCTCTTCGGCGACAACGGCTCGGGCATGCACACCCACCAGTCGCTCTGGAACGACGGCAAGCCCCTGTTCTACGACGAGAACGGCTACGGCGGACTCTCCGACGTCGCGCGCTGGTACATCGGCGGCCTGCTCAAGCACGCCCCCGCCGTCCTCGCGTTCACGAACCCGACGGTCAACTCGTACCACCGCCTGATCCCGGGCTTCGAGGCGCCGGTCAACCTGGTCTACTCGGCCGGCAACCGCTCCGCGTCGATCCGCATCCCGATCACCGGCACGAACCCGAAGGCCAAGCGCATCGAGTTCCGCGCGCCCGACGCCTCGGGCAACCCGTACCTCGCGTTCGCCGCGCAGCTGATGGCGGGCCTCGACGGCATCAAGAACCGCATCGAGCCGCACGAGCCCGTCGACAAGGACCTGTACGAGCTGCCCCCGGAGGAGGCCAAGCTCATCCCGCAGGTCCCCGCCTCGCTCGAGGAGGCCCTCGCCGCCCTCGAGGCCGACCACGACTTCCTGCTCCAGGGCGGCGTGTTCACCCAGGAGCTCATCGAGACCTGGATCGACTACAAGCGCGAGAAGGAGATCAAGCCCCTCGCGCAGCGCCCGCACCCCTTCGAGTTCGAGCTGTACTACGGCGTCTGA
- a CDS encoding RDD family protein: MPAPERRTFADVAPSTRPGERLGLPETGRMSIARPGRRFAALAVDFAIVALLSFVFFGYDRWASIVLFVVLQAVFIPTIGGSIGHRLLGLRVVRLGGGWVGVWRPLVRSVLLAVLVPALVWDSDQRGFHDKVAGTVLVRY; encoded by the coding sequence ATGCCAGCACCCGAGCGCAGGACCTTCGCCGACGTCGCCCCGAGCACGCGGCCGGGGGAGCGGCTCGGGCTCCCCGAGACCGGCCGGATGTCGATCGCCCGGCCCGGTCGCCGCTTCGCCGCCCTCGCCGTCGACTTCGCGATCGTCGCGCTGCTGTCCTTCGTCTTCTTCGGCTACGACCGCTGGGCGAGCATCGTCCTCTTCGTGGTGCTGCAGGCGGTCTTCATCCCGACCATCGGCGGGAGCATCGGCCACCGGCTGCTGGGTCTGCGCGTCGTCCGCCTCGGCGGCGGCTGGGTCGGCGTCTGGCGTCCGCTGGTGCGGTCGGTGCTCCTCGCCGTGCTCGTCCCCGCCCTCGTCTGGGACTCGGACCAGCGCGGCTTCCACGACAAGGTCGCCGGCACGGTGCTCGTCCGCTATTGA
- a CDS encoding DUF4191 domain-containing protein has protein sequence MARSTEPSTKAVKEPGRLKQMWQVFQMTRRYDSSAVWIILLALLVPILIGILLGVLLGDGNGFVIALWIVVGVMAGLVAGLAVLSRRAERAAYGQIAGQPGAVGAVLRSGLRGTWTGGEMPVAVNGKTQDAVYRAVGRGGVVLIAEGPTGRTKRMLEDERRKVTRILPNVPVTFVNVGPDEGAVPLHKVPRALAKTKKVLTKAEVLAVKNRLASLNTSLPIPKGVDPFKVRPQRSR, from the coding sequence ATGGCACGCAGCACGGAACCGTCGACGAAGGCGGTCAAGGAACCAGGACGTCTCAAGCAGATGTGGCAGGTGTTCCAGATGACCCGCCGCTACGACAGCAGCGCGGTCTGGATCATCCTGCTGGCGCTGCTGGTCCCGATCCTGATCGGGATCCTCCTCGGTGTCCTCCTCGGCGACGGCAACGGCTTCGTCATCGCGCTCTGGATCGTCGTCGGAGTGATGGCCGGACTCGTCGCCGGCCTCGCTGTCCTCTCCCGCCGCGCCGAGCGCGCCGCCTACGGGCAGATCGCCGGGCAGCCGGGCGCCGTGGGCGCCGTCCTGCGCAGCGGTCTCCGCGGCACCTGGACCGGCGGCGAGATGCCGGTCGCCGTCAACGGCAAGACGCAGGACGCGGTCTACCGCGCCGTCGGCCGCGGCGGTGTCGTGCTGATCGCGGAGGGGCCGACCGGCCGCACCAAGCGCATGCTCGAGGACGAGCGCCGCAAGGTGACCCGCATCCTCCCCAACGTCCCCGTCACCTTCGTGAACGTCGGCCCCGACGAGGGCGCCGTCCCGCTGCACAAGGTCCCCCGGGCCCTCGCGAAGACGAAGAAGGTGCTGACCAAGGCGGAGGTGCTCGCCGTCAAGAACCGCCTCGCCTCGCTGAACACCTCGCTGCCGATCCCCAAGGGCGTCGACCCCTTCAAGGTGCGGCCGCAGCGCTCCCGCTGA
- the sucB gene encoding 2-oxoglutarate dehydrogenase, E2 component, dihydrolipoamide succinyltransferase: MSESVSLPALGESVTEGTVTRWLKNVGDRVEVDEPLLEVSTDKVDTEIPSPVAGVIEEILVQEDETVEVGAELVRIGDGSGAASAPEAPAEEPAAEESPEAEAAETEPTDEATPSVDAETEEEAPAPAEPEPAPAAEKPAAPEASAPAPSVPAPAAAPAPAAAAPAPAATPEPTDSNPGYVTPLVRKLAGENGIDLSTLTGTGVGGRIRKQDVLDAVEAAKSAPAPVSAPAAAAAKAARTPLETSPLRGTTQPMTRLRKVLAQRAVESMQSTAQLTSVVEVDVTAVARFRDSVKKTFNEKTGAKLSFLPFFALAAAEALKAYPVINSTLDGDSIVYPDHENISIAVDTERGLLTPVLKNASELTLAQIASTIGDLAERTRNNKLKPDELAGGTFTLTNTGSRGALFDTPVVFLPQTAILGTGIVTKKPAVVQVDGSDAIAIRSTVFLALSYDHRTVDGADAARFLVAIKERLEEGSFENDLGI; this comes from the coding sequence ATGAGCGAATCCGTCAGCCTCCCGGCACTCGGAGAGAGTGTCACGGAAGGAACGGTCACCCGCTGGCTGAAGAACGTCGGCGACCGCGTCGAGGTCGACGAGCCGCTGCTCGAGGTCTCGACCGACAAGGTCGACACCGAGATCCCTTCGCCCGTCGCCGGTGTCATCGAGGAGATCCTCGTCCAGGAGGACGAGACCGTCGAGGTCGGCGCCGAGCTGGTGCGCATCGGCGACGGCTCCGGAGCCGCGTCCGCGCCCGAGGCCCCCGCCGAGGAGCCGGCCGCCGAGGAGTCGCCCGAGGCCGAGGCCGCCGAGACCGAGCCGACCGACGAGGCCACCCCGTCCGTCGACGCGGAGACCGAGGAGGAGGCTCCGGCCCCCGCCGAGCCCGAGCCGGCCCCCGCCGCCGAGAAGCCCGCCGCTCCGGAGGCGTCCGCCCCCGCTCCGTCGGTCCCGGCTCCCGCCGCCGCCCCGGCCCCCGCTGCCGCCGCCCCCGCGCCGGCCGCGACCCCCGAGCCCACCGACTCGAACCCCGGCTACGTCACCCCGCTGGTGCGCAAGCTCGCCGGCGAGAACGGCATCGACCTCTCCACCCTCACCGGCACCGGTGTCGGCGGGCGCATCCGCAAGCAGGACGTGCTCGACGCCGTCGAGGCCGCCAAGTCGGCTCCCGCCCCGGTCTCGGCTCCGGCCGCCGCCGCTGCGAAGGCCGCTCGCACGCCGCTCGAGACCTCGCCCCTGCGCGGCACGACGCAGCCGATGACCCGCCTGCGCAAGGTGCTCGCGCAGCGCGCCGTCGAGTCGATGCAGTCGACCGCCCAGCTCACCTCGGTCGTCGAGGTCGACGTCACCGCCGTCGCCCGCTTCCGCGACTCGGTCAAGAAGACCTTCAACGAGAAGACCGGCGCCAAGCTGTCCTTCCTGCCGTTCTTCGCCCTCGCGGCCGCCGAGGCCCTCAAGGCCTACCCGGTGATCAACTCGACGCTCGACGGCGACTCGATCGTCTACCCGGACCACGAGAACATCAGCATCGCGGTCGACACCGAGCGCGGACTGCTCACGCCGGTCCTGAAGAACGCGTCGGAGCTCACCCTCGCCCAGATCGCCAGCACCATCGGCGACCTCGCGGAGCGCACCCGCAACAACAAGCTCAAGCCCGACGAGCTGGCCGGCGGCACCTTCACCCTGACGAACACCGGCTCGCGCGGTGCGCTGTTCGACACGCCCGTCGTGTTCCTGCCGCAGACCGCGATCCTCGGCACCGGCATCGTCACGAAGAAGCCTGCCGTCGTGCAGGTCGACGGCAGCGACGCGATCGCGATCCGCTCGACCGTGTTCCTCGCCCTCTCCTACGACCACCGCACGGTCGACGGCGCCGACGCGGCCCGCTTCCTGGTGGCCATCAAGGAGCGCCTCGAGGAGGGCTCGTTCGAGAACGACCTCGGCATCTGA
- the lpdA gene encoding dihydrolipoyl dehydrogenase: MSEERYDLVVLGGGSGGYAAALRATQLGMSVAIVERDKLGGTCLHRGCVPTKALLHAAELADGARDAQKYGVLAGFQGIDVPGVTRYREGVVAGKYKGLQSLVSARGITVVSGEGRLTGPTTVTVGEHVLHGGSIVVATGSASRTLPGIEIGGRVITSDQALELDHVPERVVVLGGGVIGVEFASVWRSFGAEVSIVEALPHLVPNEDESVSKQFERAFRKRGISFTLGSRVTGVVQTDDGVSVSLESGASVEGDLLLVAVGRGPVTAGLGLEEIGVTLDRGYVITDERLQTSVPGVYAVGDIVPGLQLAHRSFQQGIFVAEEIAGLKPQTVADLNIPKVTYSDPEVASVGLTEARAVAEYGADRVASYDYGLGGNAKSTIIGTAGSVKVVRVVDGPVVGVHMIGARVGELIGEAQLIVNWEAHPEDVAPFVHAHPTQNEALGEAHLALAGKPLHAL; the protein is encoded by the coding sequence GTGTCGGAAGAGCGCTACGACCTGGTCGTGCTCGGAGGTGGCAGCGGCGGGTACGCGGCGGCTCTGCGCGCGACCCAGCTCGGGATGAGCGTGGCGATCGTCGAGCGCGACAAGCTCGGTGGCACCTGCCTGCACCGCGGCTGCGTCCCGACCAAGGCCCTCCTGCACGCCGCCGAGCTCGCCGACGGCGCCCGCGACGCGCAGAAGTACGGCGTCCTCGCCGGCTTCCAGGGCATCGACGTCCCCGGTGTCACGCGCTACCGCGAGGGCGTCGTCGCCGGCAAGTACAAGGGACTGCAGAGCCTCGTCTCCGCCCGCGGCATCACCGTCGTCTCCGGCGAGGGCCGGCTGACCGGGCCGACGACCGTCACGGTCGGCGAGCACGTGCTGCACGGCGGCTCGATCGTCGTCGCGACCGGCTCCGCCTCGCGCACCCTCCCGGGCATCGAGATCGGCGGCCGCGTGATCACCAGCGATCAGGCCCTCGAGCTCGACCACGTCCCCGAGCGGGTCGTCGTGCTCGGCGGCGGTGTCATCGGCGTCGAGTTCGCCAGCGTCTGGCGCTCCTTCGGTGCCGAGGTGTCGATCGTCGAGGCGCTCCCCCACCTCGTGCCGAACGAGGACGAGAGCGTCAGCAAGCAGTTCGAGCGCGCCTTCCGCAAGCGCGGCATCTCCTTCACCCTCGGCTCGCGCGTCACCGGCGTCGTCCAGACCGACGACGGCGTCTCGGTCTCGCTCGAGAGCGGGGCGAGCGTCGAGGGCGACCTCCTCCTCGTCGCGGTCGGCCGCGGCCCGGTCACCGCGGGGCTCGGCCTCGAGGAGATCGGCGTCACGCTCGACCGCGGCTACGTGATCACCGACGAGCGCCTGCAGACCTCGGTCCCCGGCGTCTACGCCGTCGGCGACATCGTCCCCGGCCTCCAGCTCGCCCACCGCAGCTTCCAGCAGGGGATCTTCGTCGCCGAGGAGATCGCCGGCCTGAAGCCGCAGACGGTGGCCGACCTCAACATCCCGAAGGTCACTTACAGCGACCCCGAGGTGGCGTCCGTCGGTCTGACCGAGGCGCGGGCCGTCGCCGAGTACGGCGCCGACCGCGTCGCGAGCTACGACTACGGTCTCGGCGGCAACGCGAAGAGCACGATCATCGGCACCGCCGGCTCCGTCAAGGTCGTGCGCGTCGTCGACGGGCCCGTCGTCGGCGTGCACATGATCGGCGCCCGCGTCGGCGAGCTGATCGGCGAGGCCCAGCTCATCGTGAACTGGGAGGCGCACCCCGAGGACGTCGCCCCCTTCGTGCACGCGCACCCGACCCAGAACGAGGCGCTCGGCGAGGCGCACCTCGCGCTGGCGGGGAAGCCGCTGCACGCCCTCTAG